A part of Anabas testudineus chromosome 7, fAnaTes1.2, whole genome shotgun sequence genomic DNA contains:
- the LOC113166768 gene encoding oxysterol-binding protein-related protein 2-like, with protein sequence MSNEDEFYDAVTGLDSDESYEGVSEASFKDALVFDSSSQKNNGSVLQENGIKKHRTSLPAPMFSRNTISIWSILKKCIGLELSKITMPIAFNEPLSFLQRITEYMEHTYLINRACSLSDSIERMQAVAAFAVSAVASQWDRTGKPFNPLLGETYELTREEQGFRLVSEQVSHHPPVSAFHAESLTGDFVFHGSIYPKLKFWGKSVEAEPKGTITLELLKHSETYTWSNPYCCVHNIILGKLWIEQYGTVEIVNHSTGDKCVLNFKPCGMFGKELHKVEGYIQDKSKKKLCVIYGKWTECMWSVDPQAYETHKKSEKKDNKKQKNEELEGAENDDADDMPEVQETVSVIPGSTLLWRIDSRPPQSAVMYNFTNFAMCLNELEHGMEAVLAPTDCRFRPDIRAMENGDIDLASKEKERLEEKQRAARKERAKNDEEWSTRWFQLGTNPYTGSQDWIYSGGYFNRNYQDLPDIY encoded by the exons ATGAGCAATGAGGATGAGTTCTATGATGCCGTCACAG GCCTGGATTCCGATGAGTCTTATGAAGGGGTGTCAGAAGCCAGTTTCAAAGATGCCCTGGTGTTTGACAGCAGTAGTCAGAAGAACAATGGATCAGTGCTACAGGAGAACGGCATCAAGAAACACAG gaCGTCATTACCTGCACCCATGTTTTCCAGAAACACTATCAGTATCTGGAGTATCCTAAAGAAATGCATTGGACTG GAACTGTCCAAGATTACGATGCCCATTGCCTTCAATGAGCCTCTAAGCTTCCTGCAGAGGATCACAGAATACATGGAACACACTTACCTCATCAACAGAGCCTGCTCACTGTCCGACTCAATAGAGCGCATGCAG GCAGTAGCTGCTTTTGCTGTGTCAGCAGTTGCGTCTCAGTGGGACAGAACTGGAAAACCCTTCAACCCTCTGCTGGGAGAGACCTATGAACTCaccag AGAGGAGCAAGGTTTCCGGCTGGTATCGGAGCAGGTATCCCATCATCCCCCTGTCAGTGCTTTCCACGCAGAGAGCCTAACTGGGGATTTCGTCTTCCACGGCTCCATCTACCCCAAACTCAAGTTCTGGGGCAAGAGTGTTGAGGCCGAGCCTAAAGGAACCATCACACTAGAGCTACTAAA GCACAGCGAGACGTACACATGGAGTAACCCTTACTGCTGTGTACACAACATCATTTTGGGAAAACTGTGGATAGAGCAGTATGGAACAGTGGAAATAGTCAACCACAG TACTGGAGACAAGTGTGTGTTGAATTTCAAGCCCTGTGGGATGTTTGGAAAAGAGCTGCACAAAGTGGAGGGATACATCCAAGACAAGAG TAAAAAGAAGCTTTGTGTCATTTATGGGAAATGGACAGAGTGTATGTGGAGCGTCGACCCTCAGGCCTACGAGACCCACAAGAAATCagagaagaaagacaacaagaagcagaaaaat GAGGAGCTAGAGGGAGCCGAGAATGATGATGCAGACGACATGCCCGAAGTCCAGGAGACTGTTTCTGTCATACCAGGAAGCACTCTGCTCTGGAGGATAGACTCCAGACCACCCCAGTCTGCTGTG ATGTACAATTTCACCAACTTTGCTATGTGTCTCAATGAGCTGGAACATGGCATGGAGGCTGTCTTGGCCCCCACAGACTGTCGCTTCAGGCCTGACATTAGAGCCATGGAGAACGGGGATATAG ATCTGGCCAGTAAGGAGAAGGAGAgactggaagaaaaacagagagctgCCAGAAAGGAGAGAGCCAAGAATGACGAGGAGTGGTCTACAAG ATGGTTCCAACTAGGCACCAACCCTTACACTGGCTCCCAGGACTGGATCTACAGTGGTGGCTACTTTAATAGGAACTACCAAGACCTGCCCGATATCTACTGA